One genomic segment of Aliarcobacter cibarius includes these proteins:
- the glmU gene encoding bifunctional UDP-N-acetylglucosamine diphosphorylase/glucosamine-1-phosphate N-acetyltransferase GlmU: protein MFNKSIIILAAGQGTRMKSDTPKVLHKISGKPMLYYSIKEALKLSDDITVVLYHQFEKVKAEIEKYFTNINFVIQDHKNYPGTGGAVMGITPKYGKVLVLNGDMPLIQASELEKFDIDATIVMSVLELESADGYGRVIIENGNVKKIVEQKDASIEELKIRTANAGIYQFCSKFLLENLPKLNNNNAQKEYYITDLVEMAINQGKVLKPLIVNEENFKGVNSKVELADAEVIHQNRIKKEFLRAGVIMRLPDTIYIEEGVVIEGESIIENGVSILGNSKIINSHIKTNSVVEDSVIIDSDVGPMARIRPASELNKTHIGNFVETKKAKLNGVKAGHLSYLGDCSINEGTNIGCGTITCNYDGVNKHQTIIGKNVFVGSDTQFVAPVTVEDDVLIGAGSCVTGNVKKGELYLTRAKVKTIDGYFYKHFESKKK from the coding sequence ATGTTTAATAAATCAATAATAATACTTGCAGCTGGTCAAGGTACTAGAATGAAATCAGATACTCCAAAAGTATTACATAAAATTTCTGGAAAACCAATGCTTTATTACTCTATAAAAGAGGCTTTAAAATTAAGTGATGATATTACTGTAGTTTTATATCATCAATTTGAAAAAGTTAAAGCTGAAATAGAAAAATATTTTACAAATATAAATTTTGTAATTCAAGATCACAAAAATTATCCAGGAACTGGTGGTGCAGTTATGGGAATAACACCAAAATATGGAAAAGTTTTAGTTTTAAATGGTGATATGCCCCTTATTCAAGCAAGTGAATTAGAAAAATTTGATATAGATGCAACTATTGTTATGTCAGTTTTAGAATTAGAAAGTGCTGATGGATATGGAAGAGTAATTATTGAAAATGGAAATGTAAAAAAAATAGTTGAGCAAAAAGATGCAAGTATTGAAGAGCTTAAAATTAGAACTGCAAATGCAGGAATTTATCAGTTTTGTTCAAAATTTTTACTTGAAAATTTACCAAAATTAAATAACAATAATGCTCAAAAAGAGTATTACATAACAGATTTAGTTGAAATGGCTATAAATCAAGGAAAAGTTTTAAAACCTTTAATTGTAAATGAAGAGAATTTTAAAGGTGTAAATTCTAAAGTGGAATTGGCTGATGCTGAGGTAATTCATCAAAATAGAATTAAAAAAGAGTTCCTAAGAGCAGGTGTGATTATGAGATTACCTGATACTATTTACATAGAAGAGGGAGTTGTTATAGAAGGAGAATCTATTATTGAAAATGGTGTTTCAATTCTTGGAAACTCAAAAATTATAAATTCACATATAAAAACAAATTCAGTAGTTGAAGATTCAGTTATTATTGATAGTGATGTTGGGCCAATGGCAAGAATAAGACCAGCAAGTGAACTAAATAAAACACATATTGGAAATTTTGTAGAGACAAAAAAAGCTAAATTAAATGGTGTAAAGGCTGGACACTTATCATATTTGGGAGATTGTTCTATTAATGAGGGAACAAATATTGGTTGTGGAACAATAACTTGTAACTATGATGGAGTAAATAAACATCAAACTATTATAGGAAAAAATGTTTTTGTTGGAAGTGATACACAATTTGTTGCTCCTGTAACTGTTGAGGACGATGTACTTATAGGTGCTGGTTCTTGTGTAACTGGGAATGTAAAAAAAGGCGAATTGTATTTAACAAGAGCAAAAGTAAAAACTATTGATGGTTATTTTTACAAACATTTTGAAAGTAAGAAAAAATAA
- a CDS encoding helicase-related protein, whose protein sequence is MKNSWQEDLKILLNCDLKTLYPLARSMNRKLEFYVGPTNSGKTYNAMKKLKEANSGLYLAPLRLLALEGYEDLKESNIEASLVTGEEQQLNEDAAHICSTIEMIDFDLEVDVAVIDEVQMLEDDDRGWAWVNAIIGVPAKRVIMTGSVNALDAVKKIAQYLDEELEIVKHKRKNELKILDKWTSLDKLEDGTALIAFSRAEVLKLKQKLQKKYTVSVIYGNLSPEVRRDEARRFREKKSQILIATDAISMGLNLPIKTILFTNDTKFDGVSKRKITVNEIVQIAGRAGRFGLFEAGYLGATRRDILNYIEEEFQSPIRTIKPPFKVKINNSQLESLSMHLKTKSLGKVLNFFALNMKFNGPFEAANLSSMLEASRIVDSKDGLTLEEKYLLAQAPITTKSTIILQAYNSYIASVVKKRPNHYKPSITLPQKAITQKDLLLVEDEVKKISLYLWLSYKLPNLFPDHDKAYILRNSFNSFIEKSLKGTLISDDSFVEKRFESRFRKEKNDRTKTKEYNKDVENRDKKANGFRKRSRKTF, encoded by the coding sequence ATGAAAAATAGTTGGCAAGAAGATTTAAAAATATTATTGAATTGTGATTTAAAAACGCTTTATCCATTAGCAAGAAGTATGAATAGAAAGTTAGAATTTTATGTGGGTCCTACAAACAGTGGGAAAACTTATAATGCTATGAAAAAATTAAAAGAGGCAAATAGTGGACTTTATTTGGCACCTTTGAGACTTTTAGCTTTAGAAGGTTATGAAGATTTAAAAGAGTCAAATATTGAAGCTTCATTGGTTACTGGTGAAGAGCAACAGCTAAATGAAGATGCTGCACATATTTGTTCAACTATTGAGATGATTGATTTTGATTTAGAAGTTGACGTAGCAGTTATTGATGAAGTACAAATGCTTGAAGATGATGATAGAGGTTGGGCTTGGGTAAATGCTATTATTGGAGTTCCTGCAAAAAGAGTAATTATGACAGGAAGTGTAAATGCTCTTGATGCTGTAAAAAAGATTGCTCAATATTTAGATGAAGAGTTAGAAATTGTAAAGCATAAAAGAAAAAATGAGTTAAAAATTTTAGATAAATGGACTTCTCTTGATAAACTTGAAGATGGAACAGCTTTAATTGCATTTTCAAGAGCTGAAGTTTTAAAGCTTAAACAAAAACTTCAAAAAAAATATACAGTTTCTGTTATTTATGGGAATTTGTCTCCTGAAGTAAGACGAGATGAAGCAAGAAGATTTAGAGAGAAAAAAAGTCAAATTTTAATAGCAACAGATGCTATATCTATGGGATTAAACCTTCCTATTAAGACAATTTTATTTACAAATGATACAAAATTTGATGGAGTGTCAAAAAGAAAAATAACTGTAAATGAGATAGTTCAAATTGCTGGTCGTGCTGGAAGATTTGGACTTTTTGAAGCAGGATATTTAGGAGCTACTAGAAGAGATATTTTAAATTATATAGAAGAAGAGTTTCAAAGTCCAATAAGAACTATAAAACCACCTTTTAAAGTAAAAATAAATAACTCTCAACTTGAATCACTTTCAATGCATTTAAAGACAAAGTCTTTAGGAAAAGTTTTAAACTTTTTTGCATTAAATATGAAATTTAATGGTCCTTTTGAAGCAGCAAATTTATCAAGTATGTTAGAAGCTTCAAGAATAGTAGATTCAAAAGATGGTTTAACTCTTGAAGAAAAATATCTTTTAGCTCAAGCACCAATAACTACAAAATCAACAATTATTCTTCAAGCATATAACTCTTATATTGCAAGTGTTGTTAAAAAAAGACCAAATCATTATAAACCATCAATTACTTTACCACAAAAAGCAATTACACAAAAAGATTTACTCTTGGTTGAAGATGAGGTTAAAAAAATATCTCTTTATCTTTGGCTTTCATATAAGCTACCAAATCTTTTTCCTGATCATGATAAAGCATACATTTTGAGAAATTCTTTTAATAGCTTTATAGAAAAATCTTTAAAAGGAACACTTATAAGTGATGATAGCTTCGTAGAAAAAAGATTTGAAAGTAGATTTAGAAAAGAGAAAAATGATAGAACTAAAACAAAAGAGTACAATAAAGATGTAGAAAATAGAGATAAAAAAGCGAATGGTTTTAGAAAAAGAAGCAGGAAAACTTTTTAA
- a CDS encoding ankyrin repeat domain-containing protein has protein sequence MFNFFKVDENLFYKELFSDKFDVTKLDKIIKKGVDINKQDENGNSLLFLLVSAKKYDAIKLLLSNGVDKYLENKFKKTPLDEACEKSDGAMVRFLLENGYDINAKNSIGRTILQSTAILSNEKIFQVLMTYKPDFNIKDAEGKTVIFHAIEGKNLNILRDVVNNIEDINSLDNNYQTALFYAVLKDNPEIAITLINHGINVNFLDKTGENALFNAIIQGEINIPVIEALIKKNINMNIVDNKNRNIIDELLFIVDLQARDEKNLEGRYKLISSKRDYLSLALLFIENGLEIDILDINGKTTLQKEIENKNFANADFLIKCGANVNVTDENNRNIIYNEILKGYSNYKMIDFLVARGSNIDIKDIDERSVVDVIVELIAVTKNFKKLTPQLATIFKEGEKYDILLKKVLTCKPNINISRLDGTNVLFDLVLYNDFETLKLIINYGINLNTQDKSGRTPLAFMVEDGLNIREKKEKESFFERLVNFLKYRVNVDIQDNEGRTVIHKAVIANDIAVVEKLLTKKANLNLKDIHGRTALHHTQWKGNFQIARWLIAAGADINQPDSSGFTILNYAAIFGHAKLIMTLVAAGVLMYNKNSKNRKVAQFFKDREKNLDKMILENSTDGYVKSTLESVVENLKKEVNEALAQ, from the coding sequence GTGTTTAATTTTTTTAAAGTTGATGAGAATCTTTTTTATAAAGAGTTGTTTTCTGATAAGTTTGATGTTACAAAATTAGACAAAATCATTAAAAAAGGTGTGGATATAAATAAACAGGATGAAAATGGTAATAGTTTACTATTTTTACTTGTATCTGCTAAAAAATATGATGCCATAAAACTACTTTTAAGTAATGGAGTTGATAAATATCTAGAAAATAAATTTAAAAAAACTCCATTAGATGAGGCTTGTGAGAAATCAGATGGAGCAATGGTTAGATTTTTACTAGAAAATGGCTATGACATAAATGCTAAAAATTCAATAGGAAGAACTATATTGCAAAGTACTGCAATCTTATCTAATGAAAAGATTTTCCAAGTTTTAATGACATATAAACCAGATTTTAATATTAAAGATGCGGAAGGTAAAACAGTTATCTTTCATGCTATCGAAGGTAAAAATTTAAACATTTTAAGAGATGTTGTAAATAATATTGAAGATATAAATTCTTTAGATAACAATTATCAAACAGCATTATTTTATGCTGTTTTAAAAGATAATCCAGAAATAGCAATAACTTTAATAAACCACGGAATAAATGTAAACTTTTTGGATAAAACAGGAGAAAATGCTTTATTCAACGCAATAATACAAGGTGAAATAAATATTCCTGTTATTGAAGCTTTAATCAAAAAAAATATAAATATGAATATTGTTGATAATAAAAATAGAAATATTATTGATGAACTGTTATTTATTGTTGATTTACAAGCAAGGGATGAAAAAAATCTAGAGGGAAGATATAAGCTTATATCTTCAAAAAGAGATTATTTATCACTTGCTTTATTGTTTATTGAAAATGGTTTAGAGATTGATATTTTAGATATTAATGGAAAAACTACACTGCAAAAAGAGATAGAAAATAAGAATTTTGCAAATGCAGATTTTTTAATTAAATGTGGTGCGAATGTAAATGTTACTGATGAGAATAATAGAAATATCATTTATAATGAGATATTAAAAGGATATTCAAATTATAAAATGATAGATTTTTTAGTAGCTAGAGGCTCAAATATTGATATTAAAGATATTGATGAAAGAAGTGTAGTTGATGTAATTGTTGAATTAATAGCTGTTACAAAAAATTTTAAAAAATTAACTCCTCAACTTGCAACTATATTTAAAGAGGGGGAAAAGTATGATATTTTACTTAAAAAAGTTCTTACTTGTAAACCAAATATAAACATATCAAGACTTGATGGAACAAATGTTTTATTTGATTTAGTACTTTATAATGATTTTGAAACTTTAAAACTTATTATAAATTATGGAATCAATTTAAATACTCAAGATAAAAGTGGTAGAACTCCTTTAGCTTTTATGGTTGAAGATGGATTAAATATTAGAGAGAAAAAAGAGAAAGAGAGTTTTTTTGAAAGACTTGTAAATTTTTTGAAGTATAGAGTTAACGTTGATATTCAAGATAATGAAGGAAGAACGGTAATTCATAAAGCAGTTATAGCAAATGATATTGCTGTAGTTGAAAAGCTTCTTACAAAAAAGGCCAATCTTAATTTAAAAGATATACATGGAAGAACAGCTCTTCATCATACACAGTGGAAAGGAAATTTCCAAATAGCTAGATGGTTAATAGCAGCAGGTGCAGATATTAATCAACCTGATAGTAGTGGATTTACAATCTTAAATTATGCGGCTATTTTTGGTCATGCAAAGTTGATTATGACTTTAGTTGCTGCTGGAGTTTTAATGTACAACAAAAATTCAAAAAATAGAAAAGTTGCACAATTTTTTAAAGATAGAGAGAAAAATCTCGATAAAATGATTTTAGAAAATTCTACTGATGGTTACGTGAAAAGTACTTTGGAATCTGTTGTAGAGAATCTAAAAAAAGAGGTTAATGAAGCTTTAGCTCAATAA
- the truA gene encoding tRNA pseudouridine(38-40) synthase TruA, giving the protein MNLKFTISYDGSVFFGSQKQPNKNTVEDELLKVFKTFNIDTKIILSGRTDKDVHATKQVFNCEIPSYWTDLKKFKTILNKRINPSIKIHKIEKVSDDFHSRFSAKRRVYRYLITQKETNPFNQKYILHCKEIDEDIIKEAIKEFIGAYDFKYFFKTGSEKENTKREIFNAKFYKYKDIYVFRFEANSYLRSQIRLMVGFLLAINEKKLTITDLKQQLNLQNHIFKTPILANGLYLAQIKY; this is encoded by the coding sequence TTGAATTTAAAGTTTACAATATCTTATGATGGAAGTGTTTTTTTTGGAAGTCAAAAGCAACCAAATAAAAATACAGTTGAAGATGAACTTTTAAAAGTATTCAAAACTTTTAATATTGATACAAAAATAATTTTAAGTGGAAGAACAGATAAAGATGTTCATGCCACAAAACAGGTATTTAATTGTGAAATACCATCTTATTGGACTGATTTAAAAAAATTCAAAACAATTTTAAATAAAAGAATAAACCCAAGTATAAAAATACACAAAATTGAAAAAGTAAGTGATGATTTCCATTCTAGATTTAGTGCAAAAAGAAGAGTTTATCGATATTTAATTACTCAAAAAGAGACAAATCCATTTAACCAAAAATATATTTTACATTGTAAAGAAATAGATGAAGATATAATTAAAGAAGCCATAAAAGAGTTTATAGGTGCTTATGATTTCAAATATTTCTTTAAAACAGGAAGTGAAAAAGAAAATACAAAAAGAGAGATTTTTAATGCAAAATTTTATAAATATAAAGATATTTATGTTTTTAGATTTGAAGCAAACTCTTATTTAAGATCTCAGATTAGACTCATGGTAGGATTTTTACTAGCAATAAATGAAAAAAAATTAACTATTACTGATTTAAAACAACAGCTAAATCTTCAAAATCATATCTTTAAAACACCTATTTTAGCAAATGGTCTTTATTTAGCACAAATAAAATATTAA
- the trmA gene encoding tRNA (uridine(54)-C5)-methyltransferase TrmA: MTCKYFGLCASCTLYDKTYEEQLDFKTNREKDRFSNFTNINFDIIKSSDANFRNRAEFRIWWEKDENNEKDVLSYAMSDTKKDILQIDSCSIVSPQIAELMPKLLAELQSDMILSFRLFGIEFLGSSTSDMLVTLLYHKKLEKYWEELAKQIENKFNIKIIGRSRKQKIVLSSDFINENLNINNQSFKFTYEENGFTQPNTNVNKQMIEWVLNNTKDSKKDLCELYCGGGNFTIPLSKKFNKVLATEISKTSIKSALRNCELNDIKNIEFIRMSAEEFVEALNEVRAFNRLKNVDLKSYDFDTIFMDPPRSGLDDTTRNLSKNFENIIYISCNPETLHRDLEELTLTHEIVRFALFDQFAYTNHIECGAILKRK, from the coding sequence ATGACTTGTAAATATTTTGGGCTATGTGCCTCATGTACTTTGTATGACAAAACTTATGAAGAACAGCTAGATTTTAAAACAAACAGAGAAAAAGATAGATTTTCTAATTTCACAAATATCAATTTTGATATTATAAAAAGTAGTGATGCAAATTTTAGAAATCGTGCTGAATTTAGAATTTGGTGGGAAAAAGATGAAAACAATGAAAAAGATGTTTTATCTTATGCAATGAGTGATACAAAAAAAGATATTTTACAAATAGATTCTTGCTCAATAGTAAGTCCTCAAATTGCTGAACTTATGCCAAAACTTCTTGCAGAGTTACAAAGTGATATGATTTTATCTTTTAGACTATTTGGTATTGAATTTTTAGGAAGTTCAACTTCTGATATGCTTGTAACTTTACTTTATCATAAGAAATTAGAAAAATATTGGGAAGAATTAGCGAAACAAATTGAAAATAAATTTAACATAAAAATTATTGGTAGAAGCAGAAAACAAAAAATTGTTTTAAGCAGTGATTTTATAAATGAAAATTTAAATATCAATAATCAAAGTTTTAAATTTACTTATGAAGAAAATGGTTTCACTCAACCAAATACAAATGTAAATAAACAGATGATTGAATGGGTTTTAAACAATACAAAAGATTCAAAAAAAGATTTATGTGAACTTTATTGTGGTGGTGGAAACTTTACAATTCCTCTATCAAAAAAATTCAATAAAGTATTAGCTACTGAAATCTCAAAAACTTCTATAAAATCAGCTTTAAGAAATTGTGAACTAAATGATATAAAAAATATTGAATTTATAAGAATGAGTGCTGAAGAGTTTGTAGAAGCTTTAAATGAAGTTAGAGCATTTAATAGATTAAAAAATGTAGATCTAAAATCATATGATTTTGATACAATTTTTATGGATCCGCCAAGAAGTGGACTTGATGATACAACTAGAAATTTATCAAAAAATTTTGAGAATATTATCTACATCTCTTGCAATCCTGAAACTTTACATAGAGATTTAGAAGAATTAACTTTAACTCACGAAATTGTAAGATTTGCTCTTTTTGACCAATTTGCATATACAAATCATATTGAGTGCGGAGCAATTTTAAAAAGAAAATAG
- a CDS encoding prepilin peptidase produces MEFDIVWAVALVVYIINLLALSFYDLKFRAVPDYLLLIALITSFFVTKFDFFEALKNAFICTGAIVLLNFIVTFYIQNIKSRILKDETLKTQTALGEGDIPLIASIGVVLGLQATVFAIFLSAFIAIIHAIYLKFSKKENEIPFIPSLVVGFFIEYFFSVSTMIKDFY; encoded by the coding sequence GTGGAATTTGATATTGTTTGGGCAGTAGCTTTAGTAGTATATATTATAAATTTACTAGCTTTATCTTTTTATGATTTAAAATTTAGAGCAGTACCTGATTATCTTTTATTAATAGCTTTAATTACATCTTTTTTTGTTACTAAATTTGATTTCTTTGAGGCATTAAAAAATGCATTTATTTGTACTGGAGCGATAGTTTTATTAAATTTTATTGTTACATTTTATATACAAAATATAAAATCTAGAATTTTAAAAGATGAAACTCTTAAAACTCAAACTGCTTTAGGAGAGGGTGATATTCCTCTTATTGCTTCTATTGGAGTTGTTTTAGGTTTACAAGCTACAGTTTTTGCTATATTCTTAAGTGCATTTATTGCTATAATACATGCAATTTATCTTAAGTTTTCTAAAAAAGAGAATGAAATTCCATTTATTCCATCATTGGTTGTGGGATTTTTTATAGAGTATTTTTTTAGTGTATCAACAATGATTAAGGATTTTTATTGA
- a CDS encoding di-trans,poly-cis-decaprenylcistransferase translates to MNNSNSPKHIAIIMDGNGRWAKERGLKRTAGHEEGAKVVREITKHCSKIGVQYLTLYAFSTENWSRPKLEVEYLMKLLEKYLKNEIETFLKNNIRFKAIGDLSKFSKSLQITIKDIENKTSNNSGLTQVLALNYGSKDEILRAIKKLNENNLEVNEKNFESCLDTAGFSEVDLLIRTSGEIRLSNYLLWQNAYAEMFFTSTLWPDFTSNELDDIIDDFNKRQRRFGGI, encoded by the coding sequence ATGAATAACTCAAATTCCCCTAAGCATATTGCGATAATTATGGATGGAAATGGACGATGGGCTAAAGAAAGAGGTCTTAAAAGAACAGCTGGGCATGAAGAAGGAGCTAAGGTTGTAAGAGAGATTACAAAACACTGTTCAAAAATAGGTGTTCAATATCTTACTTTATATGCTTTTTCTACTGAAAATTGGTCAAGACCAAAACTAGAAGTTGAATATCTTATGAAACTTTTAGAAAAATATTTAAAAAATGAAATTGAAACATTTCTAAAAAATAATATTAGATTTAAAGCAATAGGAGATTTAAGTAAATTTTCCAAATCTTTACAAATTACTATTAAAGATATAGAGAATAAAACATCAAATAATTCAGGCCTTACTCAGGTATTAGCTTTAAATTATGGTTCAAAAGATGAAATTTTAAGAGCTATAAAAAAACTTAATGAGAATAATCTTGAGGTAAATGAGAAAAATTTTGAATCTTGTTTAGATACAGCCGGATTTAGTGAGGTTGATTTATTAATAAGAACGAGTGGAGAAATAAGACTTTCTAACTATTTACTTTGGCAAAATGCTTATGCTGAAATGTTTTTTACATCTACATTGTGGCCTGATTTTACATCAAATGAGTTAGATGATATAATCGATGATTTCAATAAAAGACAAAGGCGATTTGGTGGAATTTGA
- a CDS encoding LptF/LptG family permease, with protein sequence MRLNNYLHSQFAVTFFPIFLGLFFITSMVFLVKIASLTSIITMNFFELFKLFSYSIPQIIFFTLPITFFISLAITLSKLSSEYELTVITSFGLNPEKILKIFFPITAILTLLLLVVSVGLIPKAKYLSKQFIEIKKKEANFNIKESEFGQKFGDWLIYIDGKENNIFKDLKLLQTDKDRDQFVISKEAVLENLKGFLSFRLDDGTVYIVDNKEFSQIKYDRLFINDSIADDKEDKFLDSYTFWKDNFKQNKDLDDITFYILTSIFPLISLFLIITFGYFNPRYEKNKTVAYSILAVVVYYVLIKYIGDRLLIHSIYIIPIIWLLGSYILYSKTTKKEY encoded by the coding sequence TTGAGATTAAACAACTATCTACATTCACAATTTGCAGTTACATTTTTCCCTATATTTTTGGGATTATTTTTTATTACTTCTATGGTATTTTTGGTAAAAATTGCTAGTTTAACATCGATTATTACTATGAATTTTTTTGAATTATTCAAATTATTTTCATATTCAATTCCTCAAATTATTTTTTTTACTTTACCTATAACATTTTTTATATCTTTAGCAATAACTTTATCTAAGCTATCTAGTGAATATGAGCTAACAGTAATAACATCTTTTGGTTTAAATCCAGAAAAAATATTAAAAATCTTTTTCCCCATTACAGCAATTTTGACACTTCTTCTTTTAGTAGTATCTGTTGGGTTGATACCAAAAGCAAAATATTTATCTAAACAATTCATTGAAATAAAGAAAAAAGAGGCAAATTTCAATATAAAAGAGAGTGAATTTGGACAAAAATTTGGAGATTGGCTTATTTATATTGATGGTAAAGAGAACAATATATTTAAAGATTTAAAACTTCTTCAAACAGATAAAGATAGAGATCAATTTGTGATTAGTAAAGAGGCAGTTCTTGAAAATTTAAAAGGTTTCTTAAGTTTTAGATTGGACGATGGAACAGTTTATATTGTTGATAATAAAGAATTTAGCCAAATAAAATATGATAGATTATTTATAAATGATTCAATTGCTGATGATAAAGAAGATAAATTTTTAGATAGTTATACTTTTTGGAAGGATAATTTTAAGCAAAATAAAGATCTAGATGATATAACTTTTTATATCTTAACATCTATTTTTCCACTAATTTCACTATTCCTTATTATAACTTTTGGATATTTTAATCCAAGATATGAAAAAAATAAAACTGTAGCATACTCAATTTTAGCAGTTGTGGTTTATTATGTATTAATAAAATATATTGGAGATAGATTGTTGATTCACTCTATTTATATAATTCCAATTATTTGGCTTTTAGGAAGTTATATTTTATATAGTAAAACTACTAAAAAAGAGTATTAA
- the coaBC gene encoding bifunctional phosphopantothenoylcysteine decarboxylase/phosphopantothenate--cysteine ligase CoaBC, with product MLLKNKNILVGVTGSIAIYKALELIRLYIKAGAAVRVVMTDAAKKFINPITFEAISQNKILDESSENWDKSQDYNHIDIAKWSDIFIIAPASANTINKLSSGIADNLLLQTALAYTKAIVLSPAANTNMIENSITKKSLENLTKLGFEILGTQTKELICKDVGNGAMAEPIDIFHKTCRELLRNFYWENRKVVLSGGGTIEKIDDVRYISNFSSGKMASSLATALYYLGADVSLVASRGLEYAPKGINRIQIFSTLEFKENLEKELKLNQNSKKTYLFMVAAISDYVPSLKVDGKIKKETLGETWNLKLKKNIDILASIEKNNIISVGFKAEMDKVNAKTNAENMLINKNLDAVCLNILDENNKFGDENNIIELIFKDESKNFSGNKLDISFSILENLEKKFEAHE from the coding sequence ATGCTTTTAAAAAATAAAAATATTCTTGTAGGAGTTACTGGTTCAATAGCTATTTATAAAGCTTTAGAATTAATAAGATTATATATAAAAGCAGGAGCAGCTGTAAGAGTTGTTATGACAGATGCTGCAAAAAAATTTATAAATCCAATTACTTTTGAAGCAATTTCACAAAATAAAATTTTAGATGAAAGTAGTGAGAATTGGGATAAATCACAAGATTATAATCATATTGATATTGCAAAATGGAGTGATATATTTATAATTGCACCTGCTAGTGCAAATACTATAAATAAATTATCAAGTGGAATTGCTGATAATTTATTGCTTCAAACAGCTTTGGCTTATACAAAAGCTATTGTTTTAAGCCCAGCAGCAAATACGAATATGATTGAAAATTCAATTACAAAAAAAAGTTTGGAAAATTTAACAAAATTGGGTTTTGAAATTTTAGGTACACAAACAAAAGAGCTTATTTGTAAAGATGTTGGAAATGGAGCGATGGCTGAGCCAATTGATATTTTCCATAAAACTTGTAGAGAACTTTTAAGAAATTTTTATTGGGAAAATAGAAAAGTTGTTCTTAGTGGTGGAGGAACAATTGAAAAAATAGATGATGTAAGATATATATCAAATTTTTCAAGTGGGAAAATGGCTTCAAGCCTAGCAACAGCTCTTTATTATTTAGGGGCAGATGTATCTTTGGTAGCTTCTAGGGGATTAGAATATGCACCAAAAGGTATAAATAGAATTCAAATTTTTAGTACTTTAGAATTTAAAGAGAATTTAGAAAAAGAGTTAAAACTAAATCAAAATTCTAAAAAAACATATTTATTTATGGTAGCTGCTATTAGTGATTATGTACCTAGTTTAAAAGTTGATGGAAAGATAAAAAAAGAGACTTTAGGGGAGACTTGGAATTTGAAACTTAAAAAAAATATAGATATTTTGGCTAGCATAGAAAAAAACAATATTATTTCTGTTGGTTTTAAAGCTGAAATGGACAAAGTAAATGCAAAAACGAATGCAGAGAATATGTTGATAAATAAAAATCTTGATGCAGTTTGTTTAAATATTTTAGATGAAAATAATAAATTTGGAGATGAAAATAATATTATTGAACTAATTTTTAAAGATGAATCAAAAAATTTTAGTGGAAATAAGTTAGATATTTCATTTTCTATTTTAGAAAATCTAGAAAAAAAGTTTGAAGCTCATGAATAA